In the genome of Populus trichocarpa isolate Nisqually-1 chromosome 6, P.trichocarpa_v4.1, whole genome shotgun sequence, one region contains:
- the LOC7465952 gene encoding AP2/ERF and B3 domain-containing transcription factor At1g50680 isoform X2, with protein MEEETVSLILNAETSVIEELSDSNSSTHPFPPNKRARSGSNVSASRFKGVVPQPNGHWGCQIYANHQRIWLGTFKSEREAAMAYDSAAIKLRSGDSRRNFPPTDITVQEPKFQSYYSIEVVLAMIKDGTYQSKFADFIRTCSQSVETALSLKLMMPQSSEGLTCKQLFRKELTPSDVGKLNRLVIPKKYAIKYFPNISESAEEDEAADKVVDVMLAFYDKSMKLWKFRYCYWKSSQSYVFTRGWNRFVKEKKLKANDSIVFWLCESGETVDSAAQTFQMIDVSNCENISNIAESSNQSIASKVELQLLQGPGIARDSTVKKNVEEDRMVRADKPTHDAVKTGFKLFGIQIM; from the coding sequence ATGGAAGAAGAAACTGTGAGCTTGATTTTAAATGCAGAAACATCTGTAATTGAAGAACTGTCAGATTCAAATAGCAGCACTCATCCATTTCCACCAAACAAGCGTGCAAGGTCTGGCAGTAATGTCAGCGCTTCAAGATTCAAAGGTGTTGTGCCACAGCCAAATGGTCACTGGGGTTGTCAAATATATGCCAACCACCAACGGATTTGGCTAGGAACCTTCAAATCTGAAAGGGAGGCAGCTATGGCTTATGATAGTGCAGCAATAAAGCTTCGGAGTGGCGATTCAAGGAGAAATTTCCCACCAACTGACATAACTGTCCAAGAgccaaaatttcaaagttattACAGCATTGAAGTCGTGCTTGCCATGATAAAGGATGGTACCTACCAATCCAAGTTTGCTGATTTTATAAGAACATGCTCCCAAAGTGTGGAGACTGCACTCAGCCTCAAGCTTATGATGCCGCAAAGTAGTGAAGGGCTAACATGTAAGCAACTGTTTCGAAAGGAGCTAACACCAAGTGATGTTGGGAAACTAAATAGGCTTGTCATCCCTAAGAAATACGCTATTAAGTACTTCCCAAATATTTCTGAAAGCGCTGAAGAAGATGAGGCGGCTGACAAAGTAGTCGATGTGATGCTAGCTTTCTATGACAAGTCAATGAAGTTGTGGAAATTTCGGTATTGTTATTGGAAAAGCAGTCAGAGTTATGTCTTCACCAGGGGTTGGAATCGATtcgtgaaggaaaaaaaattgaaggcaaATGACTCCATTGTTTTCTGGTTATGCGAGAGTGGAGAGACTGTAGATTCCGCTGCTCAAACGTTCCAAATGATTGATGTAAGCAACTGTGAAAACATCAGTAACATTGCAGAGTCATCCAACCAAAGCATTGCGTCCAAAGTTGAGTTGCAGCTTCTCCAAGGCCCGGGAATCGCCCGTGACAGTACAGTCAAGAAGAACGTCGAGGAAGACAGAATGGTGCGAGCTGATAAGCCAACACATGACGCTGTGAAAACAGGCTTTAAACTCTTTGGCATACAAATTATGTAG
- the LOC7465952 gene encoding AP2/ERF and B3 domain-containing transcription factor At1g50680 isoform X1 yields the protein MGKCFCFLFWADMHYFAPLRNSMEEETVSLILNAETSVIEELSDSNSSTHPFPPNKRARSGSNVSASRFKGVVPQPNGHWGCQIYANHQRIWLGTFKSEREAAMAYDSAAIKLRSGDSRRNFPPTDITVQEPKFQSYYSIEVVLAMIKDGTYQSKFADFIRTCSQSVETALSLKLMMPQSSEGLTCKQLFRKELTPSDVGKLNRLVIPKKYAIKYFPNISESAEEDEAADKVVDVMLAFYDKSMKLWKFRYCYWKSSQSYVFTRGWNRFVKEKKLKANDSIVFWLCESGETVDSAAQTFQMIDVSNCENISNIAESSNQSIASKVELQLLQGPGIARDSTVKKNVEEDRMVRADKPTHDAVKTGFKLFGIQIM from the exons ATGGGAAAGTGTTTTTGTTTCCTCTTCTGGGCAGATATGCATTATTTCGCTCCCTTAAG GAATTCGATGGAAGAAGAAACTGTGAGCTTGATTTTAAATGCAGAAACATCTGTAATTGAAGAACTGTCAGATTCAAATAGCAGCACTCATCCATTTCCACCAAACAAGCGTGCAAGGTCTGGCAGTAATGTCAGCGCTTCAAGATTCAAAGGTGTTGTGCCACAGCCAAATGGTCACTGGGGTTGTCAAATATATGCCAACCACCAACGGATTTGGCTAGGAACCTTCAAATCTGAAAGGGAGGCAGCTATGGCTTATGATAGTGCAGCAATAAAGCTTCGGAGTGGCGATTCAAGGAGAAATTTCCCACCAACTGACATAACTGTCCAAGAgccaaaatttcaaagttattACAGCATTGAAGTCGTGCTTGCCATGATAAAGGATGGTACCTACCAATCCAAGTTTGCTGATTTTATAAGAACATGCTCCCAAAGTGTGGAGACTGCACTCAGCCTCAAGCTTATGATGCCGCAAAGTAGTGAAGGGCTAACATGTAAGCAACTGTTTCGAAAGGAGCTAACACCAAGTGATGTTGGGAAACTAAATAGGCTTGTCATCCCTAAGAAATACGCTATTAAGTACTTCCCAAATATTTCTGAAAGCGCTGAAGAAGATGAGGCGGCTGACAAAGTAGTCGATGTGATGCTAGCTTTCTATGACAAGTCAATGAAGTTGTGGAAATTTCGGTATTGTTATTGGAAAAGCAGTCAGAGTTATGTCTTCACCAGGGGTTGGAATCGATtcgtgaaggaaaaaaaattgaaggcaaATGACTCCATTGTTTTCTGGTTATGCGAGAGTGGAGAGACTGTAGATTCCGCTGCTCAAACGTTCCAAATGATTGATGTAAGCAACTGTGAAAACATCAGTAACATTGCAGAGTCATCCAACCAAAGCATTGCGTCCAAAGTTGAGTTGCAGCTTCTCCAAGGCCCGGGAATCGCCCGTGACAGTACAGTCAAGAAGAACGTCGAGGAAGACAGAATGGTGCGAGCTGATAAGCCAACACATGACGCTGTGAAAACAGGCTTTAAACTCTTTGGCATACAAATTATGTAG